The DNA window GAATTTCTTCTAAAAGTGACACCGGAGTATGCGGATTTAAAGTAACACCCGCTTCACATCCCAACTCTTTGATCTTTAATATGGTTCTATGAAGATGTACCACCGTTTCATAATGTATAGTTATACCATTCACATACTCAGAAAATTTTTCTAAATATTTATCAGGTTCAACAATCATCAAATGAGCATCTAAATATATATCTTTAAATTTTTTTCTAATAGATTCTACTATCGGAAAACCAAAAGTAATGTTTGGAACAAACACACCATCCATAATGTCAAGATGTATTCCATCAGATGCTTTAGAAACTTTTTCTATCTCTTGAGCTAAATTCAAAAAATCCGCAGCTAAAATGGAAGGATATATTTTTATCAAACTGAAACACCCCTATTGTAATTTTAGTGAACTGTCTTCTATTTCTTTGTATATTTGACAATAATTGGTATACCTACTAAATGAAATTTGCCCGTTTTCTACAGCCTCTTTAATTGCACAACCAGGTTCGACGGTATGGGAACAGTTAGAAAATTGGCAAAAACCGTTGAATTCTAAAAATTCTTTGAAATAGTGCCTTAGTTCGTCTTTTTTTATTCCTCTCAACTCTAAACTCGAAAAACCCGGTGTATCGACTATGTATCCTCCAAAATCAAAATAAAGTAGTTCAGCATACGTTGTAGTATGTCTACCTCTACCTAATTTTTTGGAAATTTCTCCTTCTCGAAGTTTCAATTTTGGGTCTAAAACATTTAATAAACTAGACTTCCCAACTCCAGAGGGTCCAGCAAAGGTTGATACTTTGTTTTTTAAATAGGACTTTAATCTATCTAAATTGTCTTTCGTTATTTTCGATGTGGGAATTACAGGATAAATTTTACCATATATTTCTATGAATTTTTCCATATCTTTTCTTTCTTCATCACTAACAAGTAAATCTGTTTTGTTTAACACTATGACTACATCCAGATTCTCTTTTTCAGCGAGAACTATGATTTTATCGATTATTATGAAATCTACTTGAGGTTCTTTAATTGAGGTAACTAAAACAAGCTTATCCAGGTTAGCTACCCTAGGTCTGTACAATTCATTTTTTCTCTCTAAAATGTTTTCGATTCTTCCATAACTATAATTTTGGTCCTTGGAATACTCTACATAATCGCCAACAATTGGTCGAATCTTCTGTAATTTAAACCTGCCAGG is part of the Petrotoga olearia DSM 13574 genome and encodes:
- the rpe gene encoding ribulose-phosphate 3-epimerase; this translates as MIKIYPSILAADFLNLAQEIEKVSKASDGIHLDIMDGVFVPNITFGFPIVESIRKKFKDIYLDAHLMIVEPDKYLEKFSEYVNGITIHYETVVHLHRTILKIKELGCEAGVTLNPHTPVSLLEEILPYVDKVLIMSVNPGFTGQHFIETTYEKVRKLRKISDEKGLNVEIMVDGGVNKKNIGLLHQSGVNTFIIGASVFYSENPSQEIIELKKAAEDFD
- the rsgA gene encoding ribosome small subunit-dependent GTPase A, coding for MSWRRGIVVRFHSDMVTVQDLETNQKVNCFLPGRFKLQKIRPIVGDYVEYSKDQNYSYGRIENILERKNELYRPRVANLDKLVLVTSIKEPQVDFIIIDKIIVLAEKENLDVVIVLNKTDLLVSDEERKDMEKFIEIYGKIYPVIPTSKITKDNLDRLKSYLKNKVSTFAGPSGVGKSSLLNVLDPKLKLREGEISKKLGRGRHTTTYAELLYFDFGGYIVDTPGFSSLELRGIKKDELRHYFKEFLEFNGFCQFSNCSHTVEPGCAIKEAVENGQISFSRYTNYCQIYKEIEDSSLKLQ